Proteins from a single region of Rhea pennata isolate bPtePen1 chromosome 6, bPtePen1.pri, whole genome shotgun sequence:
- the DES gene encoding desmin: MSQSYSSSQRVSSYRRTFGGASPVFSRASFGGKGSGSSVTSRVYQVSRTSAMPSLSSFHTTRVTPLRSYQSAYQGAGELLDFSLADAMNQEFLQTRTNEKVELQELNDRFANYIEKVRFLEQQNALMVAEVNRLRGKEPTRVAEMYEEELRELRRQVDVLTSQRARVEVERDNLLDDLQKLKQRLQEEIQLKEEAENNLAAFRADVDAATLARIDLERRIESLQEEIAFLKKVHEEEIRELQAQLQEQHIQVEMDISKPDLTAALRDIRAQYENIAAKNIAEAEEWYKSKVSDLTQAANKNNDALRQAKQEMLEYRHQIQSYTCEIDALKGTNDSLMRQMREMEERFAGEASGYQDTIARLEEEIRHLKDEMARHLREYQDLLNVKMALDVEIATYRKLLEGEENRISIPMHQTFASALNFRETSPEQRGSEVHTKKTVMIKTIETRDGEVVSEATQQQHEVL, translated from the exons ATGAGCCAGTCCTACTCCTCCAGCCAGCGGGTCTCTTCCTACCGCCGCACCTTCGGCGGCGCCTCCCCGGTCTTCTCCCGCGCCTCCTTCGGGGGCAAAGGCAGCGGCAGCTCCGTCACCTCCCGCGTCTACCAGGTGTCCCGCACCTCGGCCATGCCCAGCCTGTCCAGCTTCCACACCACCCGCGTGACGCCTCTGCGCTCCTACCAGAGCGCCTACCAGGGCGCCGGGGAGCTGCTGGACTTCAGCCTGGCCGATGCCATGAACCAGGAGTTCCTGCAGACCCGCACCAACGAGAAGGTcgagctgcaggagctcaatGACCGCTTCGCCAACTACATCGAGAAGGTGCGCTTCCTGGAGCAGCAGAATGCCCTCATGGTGGCCGAGGTGAACCGCCTGCGGGGCAAGGAGCCCACTCGCGTGGCCGAGATGTATGAGGAGGAGCTGCGGGAGCTCCGGCGCCAGGTGGACGTGCTCACCAGCCAGCGGGCTCGTGTCGAGGTCGAGCGTGACAACCTGCTTGACGACCTGCAGAAGCTCAAGCAAAG GCTGCAAGAGGAGATCCAGCTGAAGGAGGAGGCTGAGAACAACCTGGCTGCCTTCAGAGCC GACGTGGACGCAGCCACGCTGGCACGCATCGACCTGGAGAGACGCATCGAGTCCCTGCAGGAGGAGATTGCCTTCCTCAAGAAGGTGCACGAAGAG GAAATCCgggagctgcaggcacagctgcaggagcagcacaTCCAGGTGGAGATGGACATCTCCAAGCCGGACCTGACGGCTGCGCTGCGAGACATCCGTGCCCAGTATGAGAACATCGCTGCCAAGAACATCGCTGAGGCCGAGGAATGGTACAAGTCCAAG GTGTCTGACCTGACGCAGGCGGCCAACAAGAACAACGACGCACTGCGGCAGGCGAAACAGGAGATGTTGGAATACCGGCACCAGATCCAGTCCTACACCTGTGAGATCGACGCCCTCAAGGGCACG AATGACTCGCTGATGCGCCAGATGCGGGAGATGGAGGAGCGTTTCGCCGGGGAGGCCAGCGGCTACCAGGACACCATTGCGCGGCTGGAGGAGGAGATCCGGCACCTCAAGGATGAGATGGCCCGGCACCTGCGGGAGTACCAGGACCTGCTCAATGTCAAGATGGCTCTGGACGTGGAGATCGCCACATACCGCAAGCTGCTGGAGGGCGAGGAAAACCG GATCAGCATCCCCATGCACCAGACCTTCGCTTCTGCCCTTAATTTCCGAG AGACCAGCCCAGAGCAGCGTGGCTCGGAAGTGCACACCAAGAAGACCGTGATGATCAAAACCATTGAAACCCGCGATGGGGAG GTGGTGAGCGAGGCGacccagcagcagcatgaaGTGCTGTAA